The sequence ACCGCTCTTCCCAGGAAAGTCCCTCCCTTATCCGGGGTCGGCCGCCGCCGCAGACTCGGTCCCGGCAACGGAACACGAGCACACCCGAACACGCGAACACGAGCACACGCGAACACAGGAGAAACCGATGGCACTGGCCCTGGACGACTACCGGCTGCTGGGCCGCTCGGGACTGCGGGTCTCACCGCTGGCCCTGGGCACCGCGACCTTCGGCACCGAATGGGGGTGGGGCGCCGAACGGGCCGAGGCCCGCAAGCTGTTCGACCGCTACGTCGGGCTCGGCGGCAACCTCCTCGACACCGCCGACACCTACACCGACGGCAGCTCCGAGCGTCTGCTCGGCGAGTTCGCCCACGAGGAGCGCGAGCGTCTGGTGCTGGCGACCAAGTACTCGACCCTGCGCCGCCCCGGCGACCCCAACTCCGGGGGCGGGCACCGCAAGGCGCTGTTCGGCTCGGTGGAGGGCAGCCTGCGCCGGCTGGACACCGACTACCTCGACCTGCTGTACCTGCACGTCTGGGACTTCCGCACGCCGGTGGAGGAGGTGCTGCGAGGCCTGGACGACCTGGTGCGGCAGGGAAAGGTGCTGTACGTGGCGATCTCCAACACCCCGGCCTGGCAGGTGTCCCGGATGCAGGCGATCGCCGACCTTCGCGGCTGGTCGCCGCT comes from Streptomyces sp. TLI_053 and encodes:
- a CDS encoding aldo/keto reductase, translated to MALALDDYRLLGRSGLRVSPLALGTATFGTEWGWGAERAEARKLFDRYVGLGGNLLDTADTYTDGSSERLLGEFAHEERERLVLATKYSTLRRPGDPNSGGGHRKALFGSVEGSLRRLDTDYLDLLYLHVWDFRTPVEEVLRGLDDLVRQGKVLYVAISNTPAWQVSRMQAIADLRGWSPLVALQLEYSLIERTAERDLIPMARELGLGVVPYSPLGGGVLSGKYGPQDVGATGAGPDGSTRRSHNLALGTLTERSLGVAGAVRELAGELGHTAAQVALAWTLRKPGVTSTLLGARTPAQLEDNLGALAVELTDAQLARLDAAGAVTLGQPHDLLASEPIRRVTTGGLRIETRR